The Achromobacter deleyi genome has a window encoding:
- a CDS encoding RhtX/FptX family siderophore transporter translates to MIAALYFSQGIPLGVAMEALPTLLRRDGAGLGTLAWLPLVGLPWVLKFLWAPQVDNRWRPSAGRRRSWIVPMQAIVLACMTGVALLGISSASAAWGVGLMAVASLASATQDIATDGLTAERFDGQALARANAVQVGGTMVGFFFGGPGALIMAGYIGQRGALAVLAMVVAFSLLMAATWRETPLDCREAATPRQRASLAGFARRRGAWALAVAAFLAAMTAVAGYGLSKLYLVDAGWELEAVGRIGMAGGVVTVLLGCGGGAWLIGKLGARTVLALGLAASGAAALGWMAQAHGWTPVHPRMAYAAQGLGSFGAGAASVALMTLAMRFARQGRQSGTDMTAVQSARDLGEILTSSMMTGLAAHIGYAGGFASGVAVAAATLLFTTAALRRVAPA, encoded by the coding sequence ATGATCGCCGCCCTGTATTTTTCGCAAGGCATACCGCTGGGCGTGGCGATGGAGGCCTTGCCCACGCTGCTGCGCCGCGACGGCGCCGGCCTGGGCACGCTGGCCTGGCTGCCGCTGGTCGGCCTGCCATGGGTGCTGAAGTTCCTGTGGGCGCCGCAGGTCGACAACCGCTGGCGGCCGTCCGCGGGCCGGCGCCGCAGCTGGATCGTGCCGATGCAGGCCATCGTGCTGGCCTGCATGACGGGCGTGGCGCTGCTGGGCATTTCGTCGGCCAGCGCCGCGTGGGGAGTCGGACTGATGGCCGTGGCGTCGTTGGCCAGCGCCACGCAGGACATCGCCACCGACGGCCTGACGGCCGAACGCTTCGACGGCCAGGCGCTGGCGCGGGCCAATGCCGTGCAAGTAGGCGGCACGATGGTGGGCTTCTTCTTCGGCGGCCCCGGCGCATTGATCATGGCGGGCTATATCGGGCAGCGCGGCGCGTTGGCCGTGCTGGCGATGGTCGTGGCGTTCAGCCTGTTGATGGCCGCGACCTGGCGCGAGACACCGCTGGACTGCCGGGAGGCCGCGACGCCGCGCCAGCGCGCGTCGCTGGCGGGTTTCGCCCGCCGCCGCGGCGCGTGGGCGCTGGCCGTGGCCGCCTTCCTGGCGGCGATGACGGCGGTGGCCGGCTACGGCTTGTCCAAGCTGTATCTGGTGGATGCGGGCTGGGAACTGGAGGCCGTCGGGCGTATCGGCATGGCGGGCGGCGTGGTCACCGTGCTGCTGGGTTGCGGCGGAGGCGCCTGGCTGATCGGAAAGCTGGGTGCGCGCACGGTGCTGGCGCTGGGCCTCGCGGCGTCCGGCGCCGCCGCGCTGGGCTGGATGGCGCAGGCCCACGGCTGGACGCCCGTCCACCCGCGCATGGCCTACGCGGCGCAGGGACTGGGTTCGTTCGGGGCGGGCGCGGCATCGGTCGCGTTGATGACGCTGGCGATGCGTTTCGCCCGGCAGGGGCGGCAATCGGGCACGGACATGACGGCGGTGCAGAGCGCGCGCGACCTGGGCGAAATCCTGACCTCGTCCATGATGACGGGGCTGGCGGCCCATATCGGCTATGCGGGCGGCTTTGCCAGCGGCGTGGCGGTGGCCGCCGCCACATTGCTTTTCACGACGGCGGCGTTGCGGCGCGTGGCGCCAGCCTGA
- a CDS encoding RidA family protein produces MLQRVITQPDHYEPFLLSQGIQFGNLLFISGQAGAGDDGKIVAGGFPAQGEQAFLNLRRALEAGGSSLNDVIKVTIFVTDMGHFEDVVALRRRFFSAPYPADTIAEIKALYDPAAMIEIEAIAAIRQQEGR; encoded by the coding sequence ATGCTGCAACGTGTCATCACCCAGCCCGACCACTACGAGCCCTTTCTGCTTTCGCAGGGCATCCAGTTCGGAAACTTGCTCTTCATCTCGGGCCAGGCGGGCGCCGGCGACGACGGCAAGATCGTCGCCGGCGGCTTTCCTGCCCAGGGCGAGCAGGCTTTCCTGAATTTGCGCCGTGCGCTGGAAGCGGGCGGCTCCAGCTTGAATGACGTGATCAAGGTCACCATCTTCGTCACTGACATGGGGCACTTCGAGGACGTGGTGGCGCTGCGCCGCCGCTTCTTTTCAGCCCCCTATCCGGCCGACACGATCGCGGAGATCAAGGCGCTCTACGACCCCGCCGCCATGATCGAGATCGAGGCGATCGCGGCCATACGCCAACAGGAGGGCCGCTGA
- a CDS encoding helix-turn-helix transcriptional regulator: protein MSLAGGTLRFGQAERVHEDLDPGLKLVLVLDGDLRYSVRGAPATHVSGPSLHLSLCQDPMDMVHEFGAGRALRFVSLRTSLDHLRGSFAMEPAELGSLLQAPRGQQPYADANLRVNDALLALGHQMLACSMQGALKRMYLSGKALELAALAFNALQPAREGGAACVLPRGDAERLHHARDLLLADLQEPPSLPELARLAGINVNKLTTGFRKLFGQSVYAFVRERRMEQAHAWLAAGALTVSEAAYACGYTDSHFTKAFQRRYGVLPSSLATRN, encoded by the coding sequence ATGTCCCTGGCCGGAGGCACGCTGCGCTTCGGCCAGGCCGAGCGGGTGCATGAAGACCTGGACCCCGGACTGAAGCTGGTCCTGGTGCTGGACGGCGACCTGCGCTACAGCGTGCGCGGCGCGCCTGCCACCCATGTCAGCGGGCCTTCGCTGCACCTGAGCCTGTGCCAGGATCCGATGGATATGGTGCATGAGTTCGGCGCTGGCCGGGCGCTGCGGTTCGTTTCCCTGCGCACCAGCCTGGATCATCTGCGCGGGTCCTTCGCGATGGAACCCGCCGAATTGGGTTCGCTGCTGCAGGCGCCGCGCGGCCAGCAGCCCTATGCGGATGCCAACCTGCGCGTGAACGACGCGTTGCTGGCGCTGGGGCACCAGATGCTGGCCTGCTCGATGCAGGGCGCGCTCAAGCGCATGTACCTCTCGGGCAAGGCGCTGGAGCTGGCCGCGCTGGCGTTCAACGCCTTGCAGCCCGCGCGCGAGGGGGGCGCGGCTTGCGTCCTGCCGCGAGGCGATGCCGAGCGGCTGCACCACGCGCGCGACCTGCTTCTGGCGGATCTGCAGGAACCGCCTTCGCTGCCCGAATTGGCGCGGCTTGCGGGCATCAATGTCAACAAGCTGACCACGGGGTTTCGCAAGCTGTTCGGCCAGAGCGTTTACGCCTTTGTACGCGAACGCCGCATGGAGCAAGCGCACGCCTGGCTGGCCGCTGGCGCCTTGACCGTATCCGAGGCGGCCTACGCCTGCGGCTACACCGATTCGCACTTCACCAAAGCCTTCCAGCGCCGCTACGGCGTGCTGCCCAGCAGCCTGGCGACCCGCAACTGA
- a CDS encoding TonB-dependent siderophore receptor → MAVRKQVKKGAARPQQGRARVRHWPLWLAVAAGPALAEDAPSLPAVTVSGEGVAHETPMMAKLPLTVREIPQSVTVIGLEQMREQNLQSLDEVMQHATGITVQPYQLLTTAYYARGFKVDSFEQDGVPVLMGNMAASPQDMAVYERVEILRGANGLMHGAGNPAATVNLVRKRPQREFSFNGLVSAGSWDRYRAEADLGGPLNDSGSARGRVVSAVEDRGYFYDVADQQSALLYAIGEVDLGPRTVLSAGVQTQRIRSTPNMAGVPRYKDGGDIGLPRSTFLDVAWGRFNWDTTRVFADLEHRFGDGWAARISANYLNADSNLKYAGAYGAIDRQTGLGSRLMGAAYKFDNTQTSVDAYVSGPVQWFGRRHELLLGGNAQRTTSEQYTAMLTPALNVPVNVFDWDPQGVPEPGVGPYTSPGETRLKQQGVYGMGRFSLADPVTLVLGGRMSWWNQTSPGARQRIDPEFTPYGGLIVDLNPQWSLYGSYAQVFQPQSQLTREGKPLDPVTGTNYEAGVKGELADGALNVSLAVFQIQQKNRAQQDPDWPCVGNNCYYISGGEVRSRGIEAEANGQITPNWSVAGGYTFNTSKYLKDAVSNGQPFASFTPKHIFRVWTNYALPALDRRLSVGGGVQMQSGYSTVSGPVTLRQGGVTLVDLRAAYRLDKHVTVALNLNNVFDRRYYQSLSGTSWNNRYGEPRNAMLTLRAQY, encoded by the coding sequence ATGGCGGTGCGTAAACAGGTGAAAAAAGGGGCGGCCCGACCGCAGCAGGGCAGGGCGCGCGTCAGGCATTGGCCGCTGTGGCTGGCCGTGGCGGCGGGGCCCGCATTGGCTGAGGATGCGCCCTCGTTGCCGGCGGTGACGGTCAGCGGCGAGGGCGTGGCGCATGAAACACCCATGATGGCCAAACTGCCGCTGACCGTGCGCGAAATCCCGCAATCCGTCACGGTGATCGGGCTGGAGCAGATGCGCGAGCAGAACCTGCAAAGCCTGGACGAGGTCATGCAGCACGCCACCGGCATCACGGTGCAGCCTTATCAGCTGTTGACCACGGCGTATTACGCGCGTGGCTTCAAGGTGGATTCGTTCGAGCAGGACGGGGTGCCGGTGCTGATGGGCAATATGGCTGCGTCGCCGCAGGACATGGCGGTGTACGAGCGCGTGGAGATCCTGCGGGGCGCCAACGGTCTGATGCATGGCGCCGGCAACCCGGCCGCCACCGTGAACCTGGTGCGCAAGCGGCCGCAGCGCGAGTTCTCGTTCAATGGCCTGGTCAGCGCCGGAAGCTGGGACCGCTATCGGGCCGAGGCCGACCTGGGCGGCCCCTTGAACGATAGCGGCAGCGCGCGCGGGCGCGTCGTCAGCGCGGTCGAAGACCGCGGCTATTTCTACGACGTGGCCGACCAGCAATCCGCTTTGCTCTACGCCATCGGTGAAGTGGACCTGGGGCCGCGGACCGTGCTGTCGGCCGGTGTGCAGACCCAGCGCATCCGCTCCACGCCCAACATGGCGGGTGTGCCGCGCTACAAGGACGGCGGTGATATCGGCTTGCCGCGGTCCACGTTTCTGGACGTCGCCTGGGGCCGCTTCAACTGGGACACGACCCGCGTATTCGCGGATCTGGAGCACCGTTTTGGCGACGGATGGGCCGCCAGGATCAGCGCCAACTACCTGAACGCGGACAGCAACTTGAAGTACGCCGGCGCTTACGGCGCCATCGACCGGCAGACCGGGCTGGGTTCCCGGCTGATGGGCGCCGCCTACAAGTTCGACAACACGCAGACCAGCGTGGATGCGTATGTCAGCGGTCCGGTCCAATGGTTCGGCCGCCGCCATGAACTGCTGCTGGGCGGCAATGCGCAGCGCACCACGTCCGAGCAATACACCGCCATGCTGACACCGGCGCTGAACGTGCCGGTGAACGTGTTCGACTGGGATCCGCAAGGCGTGCCGGAACCGGGCGTCGGCCCCTACACGTCGCCGGGCGAGACGCGCCTCAAGCAGCAGGGCGTCTACGGCATGGGCCGCTTTTCGCTGGCCGATCCGGTCACCCTGGTGCTGGGCGGGCGCATGAGCTGGTGGAACCAGACCTCGCCCGGCGCGCGCCAGCGGATCGATCCCGAGTTCACGCCGTATGGCGGCCTGATCGTGGATCTGAACCCGCAATGGTCGCTGTACGGCAGCTATGCGCAAGTGTTCCAGCCGCAAAGCCAGCTGACCCGCGAAGGCAAGCCGCTGGACCCCGTCACCGGCACCAACTATGAAGCAGGCGTGAAGGGCGAACTGGCCGACGGGGCGTTGAACGTATCGCTGGCGGTGTTCCAGATCCAGCAGAAGAACCGCGCGCAGCAGGACCCCGATTGGCCTTGCGTGGGCAACAACTGCTACTACATCTCGGGCGGCGAAGTGCGCAGCCGCGGCATCGAAGCCGAGGCCAACGGGCAGATCACGCCCAACTGGTCGGTGGCCGGCGGCTACACCTTCAACACCAGCAAATACCTGAAGGACGCGGTCTCCAACGGGCAGCCCTTCGCGAGCTTTACGCCCAAGCACATCTTCCGCGTCTGGACGAACTATGCGCTGCCCGCCCTGGACCGGCGCCTGAGCGTGGGCGGCGGCGTGCAGATGCAGTCGGGGTACTCGACCGTGTCGGGCCCCGTGACCTTGCGCCAGGGCGGCGTCACGCTGGTGGACCTGCGCGCGGCGTACCGCCTGGACAAGCACGTGACGGTGGCGCTGAACCTGAACAACGTCTTTGACCGCCGCTATTACCAGAGCCTGTCCGGCACGTCCTGGAACAACCGCTACGGCGAACCGCGCAACGCGATGCTGACTTTGCGCGCGCAGTACTGA
- a CDS encoding TonB-dependent receptor, whose amino-acid sequence MAALPFVLPVCSAWAQTEAPAPTLQPVTVTAGSVAEELPPPYAGGQVAQGARLGLMGNQDVMDTPFNVTSYTAELIQNQQARTLADVMANDPSVRFTTSSGHAYENFRIRGFDVNQNDVAINGMYGLAPMGRTPLEFVERVEVLKGPNALFSGMAPSGAVGGTINLVPKRAGDTPNATFGVNWQSDGQLGTTIDAGRRYGASNEWGARVNGSFSDGATTLDGQSRKREFLSAGLDYRGSALSASIDAYHSQESFTGGTPAMFWFGGSVVPVAPDPRINQFSTGYGNIQSNAVVARAEYRFNDSVSAFAGVGRRDSHQSGLINGTHARQIDANGNFTGSIIGQRAYTDATSAEAGLRSRFRTGSVGHELVLQASILELEDGSATGTASTFKSNIYDPITPVMPAVPGSAPKTAENTLSSLALVDTMSFFDDKLLLTGGLRNQRVKTTNFDKTGKTTSRYDKDAVTPAVAVVVKPWGPDVSLYANYVQGLSKGDSVTDTTASNYGQVFAPYKTEQQEVGIKWNAGTFTNTLALFQIDKPMLVTEGSTARPTYADGGEKRVRGVEWNTFGELMRGVRVLGGVTYSQGTQTKTSFGRYDGNTAVGAPRWQVNTGLEWDTPWVPGLTLSGRVQATSSQYADSANKLQIPGWGQLDLGARYATQVNGRDVVLRLNVNNVFNKYYYAGIFSDTTPIATLGPARSVTASASISF is encoded by the coding sequence ATGGCTGCGCTTCCCTTCGTCCTGCCTGTTTGCAGCGCCTGGGCGCAAACCGAGGCGCCGGCCCCGACGCTGCAACCCGTCACGGTCACCGCGGGCTCGGTGGCGGAGGAACTGCCGCCGCCCTATGCGGGGGGGCAGGTGGCGCAGGGCGCGCGCTTGGGCCTGATGGGCAACCAGGACGTGATGGACACGCCGTTCAACGTCACGAGCTATACCGCCGAGCTTATCCAGAACCAGCAGGCGCGCACGCTTGCCGACGTCATGGCCAATGATCCTTCGGTCCGGTTCACGACGTCGAGCGGGCACGCCTATGAGAACTTCCGCATTCGAGGTTTTGACGTCAACCAGAACGATGTGGCGATCAACGGCATGTACGGGCTGGCGCCCATGGGCCGCACCCCGCTGGAGTTCGTGGAGCGGGTCGAGGTGCTGAAAGGCCCGAACGCCTTGTTCAGCGGCATGGCCCCCAGCGGCGCGGTGGGGGGCACGATCAACCTCGTGCCCAAGCGCGCGGGCGACACGCCCAACGCCACGTTCGGAGTGAACTGGCAGTCCGACGGACAGCTGGGCACGACGATAGACGCCGGGCGGCGCTACGGCGCCAGCAACGAATGGGGCGCGCGCGTCAATGGCTCCTTCAGCGACGGAGCCACCACGCTGGACGGTCAATCCAGAAAGCGCGAGTTCCTGTCCGCCGGCCTGGACTATCGCGGGAGCGCGCTGAGCGCGTCGATCGACGCCTATCACAGCCAGGAATCGTTCACGGGCGGCACGCCGGCCATGTTCTGGTTCGGCGGCTCCGTCGTTCCCGTGGCACCCGATCCCCGCATCAATCAGTTCAGCACCGGCTACGGCAACATACAGAGCAATGCCGTGGTCGCGCGAGCCGAATACCGTTTCAATGACAGCGTGTCGGCCTTCGCGGGCGTGGGCAGGCGCGACAGCCACCAATCCGGGCTGATCAACGGCACCCACGCGCGGCAGATCGACGCCAACGGCAATTTCACCGGATCCATCATCGGCCAGCGGGCCTACACCGACGCCACCTCGGCCGAGGCGGGCCTGCGTTCGCGCTTCAGGACGGGCAGCGTGGGGCACGAACTGGTGCTTCAGGCCTCCATACTGGAGCTGGAGGACGGCTCGGCCACCGGCACGGCCTCGACCTTCAAGTCCAACATCTACGACCCGATCACGCCTGTCATGCCGGCGGTGCCGGGCAGTGCGCCCAAGACGGCGGAAAACACGCTGTCCAGCCTGGCGCTGGTCGACACCATGTCCTTCTTCGACGACAAGCTGCTTCTGACCGGAGGCCTGCGCAACCAGCGCGTGAAGACCACCAACTTCGACAAGACGGGCAAGACGACTTCCCGCTACGACAAGGATGCCGTGACGCCGGCGGTGGCCGTGGTCGTCAAGCCCTGGGGGCCGGATGTCTCGCTGTACGCCAACTACGTGCAGGGCTTGAGCAAGGGCGACAGCGTCACGGACACCACGGCCAGCAACTATGGGCAGGTCTTCGCGCCTTACAAGACCGAACAGCAGGAGGTGGGCATCAAGTGGAACGCCGGCACCTTCACCAATACGCTGGCGCTCTTCCAGATCGACAAGCCCATGCTGGTCACGGAGGGCTCGACGGCCAGGCCGACGTATGCGGACGGCGGCGAGAAGCGCGTCCGGGGGGTGGAATGGAACACATTCGGCGAGCTGATGCGCGGCGTGCGCGTGCTGGGCGGCGTTACGTATTCCCAAGGCACGCAGACCAAGACCTCGTTTGGCCGCTATGACGGCAATACCGCGGTCGGCGCGCCGCGCTGGCAGGTCAATACCGGGCTGGAATGGGATACCCCCTGGGTGCCCGGCCTGACCTTGAGCGGGCGCGTGCAGGCGACGTCCAGCCAGTATGCCGACTCGGCCAACAAGCTGCAGATTCCGGGCTGGGGCCAGCTCGACCTGGGCGCCCGTTATGCCACGCAGGTCAACGGCCGGGACGTGGTGCTGCGCCTGAACGTCAACAACGTGTTCAACAAGTATTACTACGCCGGCATCTTCAGCGACACGACCCCGATCGCGACGTTGGGCCCGGCACGTAGCGTCACCGCGTCCGCCAGCATCAGCTTCTGA
- a CDS encoding cupin domain-containing protein, which translates to MKTEEALLPPAVFEWLDHFMALAHGGGMREVGKPGRLSPQDGWLVGVKAVASDADVHGDVWERHPAGEEMLCVLEGRVVLTLMEDGGAETDVLLENRHGTVVPRGVWHRLHVACPGKILFVTPGQGSEHRRVAASPNRKPRP; encoded by the coding sequence ATGAAGACCGAGGAAGCCCTTTTGCCTCCCGCCGTCTTTGAATGGCTGGATCATTTCATGGCGCTGGCCCACGGCGGCGGCATGCGCGAGGTCGGCAAGCCAGGCCGCCTGTCGCCGCAAGACGGCTGGCTGGTCGGCGTCAAAGCCGTGGCAAGCGATGCCGACGTGCATGGCGACGTATGGGAGCGCCATCCCGCGGGCGAAGAGATGCTGTGCGTGCTGGAAGGACGCGTGGTGCTCACGCTGATGGAAGACGGCGGCGCGGAAACCGACGTGCTGCTGGAGAACCGTCACGGTACGGTCGTGCCGCGCGGCGTGTGGCATCGGCTGCATGTGGCCTGTCCAGGAAAGATCCTGTTCGTGACGCCGGGGCAGGGTAGCGAACATCGCCGCGTGGCGGCATCCCCCAATAGGAAACCCAGACCGTGA
- a CDS encoding LysR substrate-binding domain-containing protein — MQRRFLPLSALRVFEAAARLGSFKAAAEELAVTPTAVSHQIRALEARTGLALFDRQVRKVSLTDAGAQLYPVLRDGFDTFEATLARLTQQRTRIQVSISATNAFTVKWLVPRMADFRRRHPDIDLQLQATDDLVDLRSTAVDIAIRYGRGPYPGLAVQPLFTDRFAPVANPRLGVRSPDDLARVPLIRFDWKRPQPENPTWDRWFTVAKRPQPRQASQLRFSDEGHAIQAAVAGHGIALVSLALIADELEAGHLVQPFGPAIDGHTYHLAMSADRPPSPQVQAVADWLRAQAAGRGYKP, encoded by the coding sequence ATGCAACGCCGATTCCTTCCGCTCTCTGCGCTTCGGGTATTCGAAGCCGCCGCGCGCCTGGGCAGCTTCAAAGCCGCCGCCGAAGAGCTGGCTGTCACTCCCACCGCCGTCAGCCACCAGATCCGCGCCCTGGAGGCGCGGACGGGGCTTGCGCTGTTCGACCGCCAGGTGCGCAAGGTGTCGCTGACCGATGCGGGGGCGCAGCTCTATCCAGTGCTGCGCGACGGATTCGATACGTTCGAGGCGACGCTGGCGCGCTTGACCCAACAGCGAACGCGGATTCAAGTGAGCATCTCGGCGACGAATGCCTTCACCGTGAAGTGGCTGGTGCCGCGCATGGCGGATTTCCGGCGCCGGCATCCCGACATCGACTTGCAGCTGCAGGCGACCGACGACCTCGTCGACCTGCGGTCGACGGCGGTCGACATCGCCATTCGCTATGGCCGAGGGCCGTATCCCGGCCTGGCGGTCCAGCCCCTGTTCACCGACCGGTTCGCGCCCGTGGCCAATCCGCGCCTGGGCGTCAGGTCGCCAGACGATCTGGCCCGCGTGCCATTGATCCGTTTCGATTGGAAGCGGCCTCAGCCGGAGAATCCCACCTGGGACCGTTGGTTCACAGTCGCGAAGCGGCCCCAGCCGCGGCAAGCGAGTCAGCTGCGCTTTTCCGACGAAGGACACGCAATACAGGCGGCCGTCGCGGGACATGGCATTGCGTTGGTCAGCCTGGCGTTGATCGCCGACGAACTGGAAGCCGGCCATCTCGTGCAGCCGTTCGGGCCAGCGATCGACGGGCATACCTATCACCTGGCCATGAGCGCCGACCGGCCGCCCTCGCCGCAAGTCCAAGCCGTGGCCGACTGGTTGCGCGCTCAGGCCGCGGGGCGCGGATACAAGCCTTGA
- a CDS encoding alkyl/aryl-sulfatase: MGARAAATGLALALGLAAPAWSAQAPKPAEAATKAANAELLKELPFSDKTSFELAHKGFIAPLPGAMIKGAEGNLVWDPGKYDFIKEGSDAPDTVNPSLWRQSQLLNISGLFQVTDGIYQVRNLDLSNMTIVEGKDGLTIMDPLVSTETAKAALDLYYQHRPKKPLVAVIYTHSHVDHYGGVRGVVDEADVKAGKVKIYAPLGFLEHAVAENVMAGTAMSRRASYMYGNLLPPSPTGQVGAGLGTTTSAGTVTLIPPTDIIEKTGETRVIDGLTYEFLYAPGSEAPAEMLYYIKEKKALNTAEDSTHTLHNTYSLRGAKIRDPLAWSKYLNEALALWGDDVEVMYAMHHWPVWGKKDVQQQLSLQRDMYRYINDETLRLANMGYNKEEIAEQVKLPKAIATKFSNRGYYGSVNHNVRATYVLYLGWFNGNPATLHTLPIEQGAKRYVDMMGGTEALLKKAREYYAKGDYRWVAEVVNYAVFADPQNQDARSLQADALEQMGYQAESGPWRNFYLTGAKELREGVKKLPVPDTASPDTIRAMTLDMLFDYFAVRLNREKAEGKHVVLNVDFTDTKQQYTLEMVNSVLNHTEGKPAKEPSASVTLTRNTLNDIMLKQITLKDALAKGDVKITGDQSKLNDVFGSLDDFEFWFNIVTP, encoded by the coding sequence ATGGGGGCCCGCGCCGCTGCAACCGGCCTGGCCCTCGCGCTGGGGCTGGCGGCCCCGGCATGGTCTGCGCAAGCGCCCAAGCCCGCGGAAGCCGCCACGAAGGCAGCCAATGCCGAGCTCTTGAAAGAACTTCCGTTCTCCGACAAGACCTCGTTCGAGCTGGCTCACAAGGGGTTCATTGCGCCGCTGCCGGGAGCGATGATCAAGGGCGCCGAGGGAAACCTGGTGTGGGACCCGGGCAAGTACGACTTCATCAAGGAAGGGTCGGATGCGCCAGACACCGTCAACCCCAGCCTGTGGCGCCAGTCGCAGCTTTTGAATATCTCGGGTCTGTTTCAGGTCACTGACGGCATCTACCAGGTGCGCAACCTGGACCTGTCCAATATGACCATCGTCGAAGGCAAGGATGGCCTGACGATCATGGACCCGCTGGTTTCCACCGAAACGGCCAAGGCGGCGCTGGATCTCTACTATCAACACCGCCCCAAGAAGCCCTTGGTCGCGGTGATCTATACCCACAGCCACGTGGACCACTACGGCGGCGTGCGGGGGGTGGTGGACGAAGCCGACGTGAAGGCCGGCAAGGTCAAGATCTATGCGCCGCTTGGCTTTCTGGAACACGCGGTGGCCGAGAACGTGATGGCCGGCACGGCCATGAGCCGCCGCGCCAGCTACATGTACGGCAACCTCTTGCCGCCCAGCCCCACCGGCCAGGTTGGCGCTGGCCTGGGCACCACCACGTCGGCGGGCACCGTAACCCTGATCCCGCCCACGGACATCATTGAAAAGACCGGCGAAACGCGCGTCATCGACGGGCTGACGTACGAATTCCTGTATGCGCCCGGCAGCGAAGCCCCCGCCGAGATGCTGTATTACATCAAGGAAAAAAAGGCGCTCAATACGGCGGAAGACTCCACCCACACCCTGCACAACACCTATTCGCTGCGCGGCGCCAAGATCCGCGACCCGCTGGCATGGTCCAAGTACCTGAACGAGGCCCTGGCGTTGTGGGGAGATGACGTCGAAGTCATGTATGCCATGCATCACTGGCCGGTCTGGGGCAAGAAGGACGTCCAGCAGCAGTTGAGCCTGCAGCGTGACATGTACCGGTACATCAACGACGAGACCTTGCGCCTTGCCAACATGGGCTACAACAAGGAAGAGATCGCGGAACAGGTCAAGCTGCCCAAGGCGATCGCCACCAAGTTCTCGAACCGGGGCTATTACGGCTCGGTCAACCATAACGTCCGAGCCACCTATGTGCTCTACCTGGGCTGGTTCAACGGCAACCCCGCCACGCTGCACACGCTGCCGATCGAGCAAGGCGCCAAGCGTTACGTGGACATGATGGGCGGCACGGAAGCCTTGCTGAAAAAGGCGCGCGAGTACTACGCCAAAGGGGACTACCGCTGGGTGGCCGAGGTGGTCAATTACGCGGTGTTCGCCGATCCGCAAAACCAGGATGCCCGCAGCCTGCAGGCCGACGCCCTGGAGCAGATGGGCTACCAGGCGGAAAGCGGCCCATGGCGCAACTTCTACCTGACGGGCGCCAAGGAGTTGCGTGAAGGCGTCAAGAAGCTGCCCGTGCCCGATACCGCCAGTCCGGACACGATCCGCGCCATGACGCTGGACATGCTGTTCGACTATTTCGCGGTTCGCCTGAACCGCGAGAAAGCCGAGGGCAAGCACGTCGTGCTGAACGTGGATTTCACCGACACCAAGCAGCAGTACACGCTTGAGATGGTGAACAGCGTGCTCAATCACACGGAAGGCAAGCCGGCCAAGGAACCCAGCGCCAGCGTCACGCTGACCCGGAACACGCTCAACGACATCATGCTCAAGCAGATCACCTTGAAAGACGCCCTGGCCAAGGGTGACGTCAAGATCACCGGCGATCAGTCCAAGCTGAATGACGTCTTTGGTTCGCTTGACGACTTTGAGTTCTGGTTCAACATCGTGACACCGTAG